In Mangifera indica cultivar Alphonso chromosome 14, CATAS_Mindica_2.1, whole genome shotgun sequence, the DNA window TGAGTGACATTAATACCAACAGCCACAACGTCTGCTCCACATGTAAATACAATATCTGCAGCTTCTGGATCACCAAAAACCTGCCCATTCAGTCCGGGAATTAGAAAGAATATCAGGGTAAAACCGaagtgagagagaaagagaacgGTTGCACAGACTGCTACAGAAACTTTTCTTCCAGAGCTTACTTCGAATTGCGTAGTTCATTCAAGTTTAAGGCAACTCACACAATCAAATGAGAGAAGTCTTAATTCAAGTATGTGTCAAAGAAACTTTAGATACATATAGAAGCACggtaatatattatctaacgAACTATTACAGGATCTAACATAAAGAATAATCActtcaaacataaattttttgaatatgcAGACAGTTTGACATCTGAAGAATCAGATTTGAGAACTCACGTTAGCCTCTGCTGCTGGATTTACATTGCCATTTACCGAAAAAGCGCCACCAAGGAGAACTATCTGTCCAATGTTCTTTACAAATGCAGGATCTAGTTCAACAGCCTATATCAGCAGAGAATATATATCAGTAATTAACTTAGATGAAACTCATAATGAAAACCAACCCAGATAAAGAAAAATCTGACTGACCAGTGCAAGATTTGTTAGTGGTCCCAACGCAACCACAGTGACTTTCCCAGGGTCAAGTTTTGCTTGCTCAACTATAAATGCAGCTGCTGATTGTTCAATTGCCTTACCTTTTGGTGGAGGGAAATTTTGGTTTCCAAGTCCATCGGCACCATGGACAAAATCAGCAATTCGAAGTTTCGTACCTTTCTTTACAAGAAACAGTATTTCACTAAAATGATGAActataacactcaatcacacaAAAACATAGCCGCTGCTGTTCAATCACACCAACAGTTTCTAACAACAGTGTATAAATATGTCATTGAAATGAGTTCAACTTATCCGATGAATCAAAATACTTGGATTTGAGGACAgaaataaatccctcaaattgGGACTACCCATCgattttcagagaaaatttGCCTTTATGACTGAAAACTAAAGAAACTATAAACAAAGCAAACAGGAGGATACCTAAAAGTTACTGCCAGAACATTCGAATCAAGATAATTCCATTTCTGAGGAACAAAACAAAAGCTGAAATGTGTAAAAAAGGCCTCTAGACAATTTTTCAACATTCTTTTTTCATATTCCTTATAGAGATTCTATGTCACCTACAGTAACAACTAGCCATAAGACTTACGGGTACATAAGAATATCATGAGCTTCACCAAGATTCTATTTTGAAATATTCCTCGAATTAAGCCAGCAGCACATGACCAGAAGTACTTCATATACATAAACTAAAAGCTCAGCATTTTGTTATAGAATAAAAAGCGCTTTTACAAAAGCTCAACATAAAAACCTTGTATTCATCAACTAAATAAAAGTACAAATGCTGAAGAATAAAGAGATGAACACATACAGTGATAGTGACATGAGATCCTTCAGCCACTGGAATATCAGTTCTCTCAGCAACCTCCAACTAACCCACAAAAACAGGACACCGCAAAAAGATTAAATCCCCACCAggcaaaaaaaatctaaatctgACCCATTTCAAATCAACTCATTTGAACTTACACATGAAAAcaccaaacttaaaaaaaacatagaaaacaaAGAGTTCTAGCACAGTTTAGCTACCAAGTGCAAGGCGTTTCTTGTGGCTAGTGTCGTGTAAACATTGCCATAAATGGTAGTGAGTCCAATGACCTCAACTTCCGGTGACCTCAAGGCCAAAAAGATTGCCATGGCATCGTCTGAAACAATATGCAGTCAAAACGATTGCTTCCATGATAAAAATTATGGGTACCCAGACCTTGAACAACAACAACTTGATGGTGAAGATTGACTTACCAATACCAGGGTCAGTGTCAATGATGATCTTCCTCGGTTCTGCAACCATCTTTgtgctttctttctttcttgtgaAGTGGATAAAACAATGCCAtggttatattttaatttaggttTTGTGATTGATGAGTCAGACTCAGAACTCAGATGGCAGAGTCGTCGATTGACAGTTAAAATCTTAAAAGCAACTAAGAAAATTGTGCCGTGCAGTCTCATGCTTGTTGTCAGGATATTGGGACCATTTTTCAGATAGCCGAACGAATGACTGATTTCCCACCTGAACTTTGATAAGACAACACTACTTTCCGcccttttgagtttttttttttaatttataattttaagagttaaattattttttttgttaatttactaaaaaaaaaaaaaagtttgtattAGTTCTActactaataatataaataaattataggcCAGAAGGTTTATTcctatatttgaaataaaagtaaacactcatttgaaagattttaaaaacataaatatttatataagattGAGTCTATTttcatatatctaaaaatattttattaaaattaaagttaaaattgttattttacaaaaaaattaaaattaataaaattatatctcattttttctctttagtttaaaaaattaataatttttttaagattaagttttaaaaaatttacttttccttCTTTAGGTTTGGAAAACAAATCTGGCTAACTAATCTGGTGAATGGTGACCTCCCTTTGCAGCTTTTCTCTCCTGATATTAGAAAATCATAATTAGCCAATTCTTGAATAATGGTATAAGgatttatataagaaaacaaaGTTCTTGAATGTTGATGCAAATTTTGGGACATCAACTACAAATTGGTAATATTAACTCTTATATAAGAGGGGTGAAAAAAAGTCGATAGAAACTATTTTATATCAATTGTATGATGTGGGTAAATGATAATAATGTAAACGAATGAGATACAAATAAGTTTTCAATGTATTTTAACCCATTACTCAAAAACCTAATacatgatgattttatttatcaCCAAGAAGGTTTTcgacaaaatattaaattatatagtaGTATCTTGAAAAGGAGCTTAATAAGTGTTTCTATAGTCTATGATAAGGATCCAAGGTCTGTCCCCTACCACAATTCAATCTCAATGAATATATAGAGTTATATGTggatattatatcaaaatattcatgatacaaatatgattttataaatctATCAATAGAGTATTACattgatttcataattttgatataatatgtTACGATAATTTTTCTCTGttgacatataataaaataaaactataattttgtAGGTGTTATAGGGTTAAATGATCAAAtggagtttttttaaatatatatatgagtgatgaatattttattcttattctaACTTGATCTGTGTACAAATTATGTATCTTGTTACAATTGATTCTTCAATCATTAGACAAAGGCTCCAAACCCCGATGAAAAAGTAACATAATTACGAGTtctctgaaatttaaaaaaagagaagaaaaagagaaacatgTGCTAAAAGGagagaacaaaaataatttaagatacTTCTTCACACAAGTTACTTGCATAACTttgtttaataattgaattCTAACCTTCTGTGTCTTGTGGGGAATATGAGATTAGGAGTGTATATGATGCGACTTTACATAGTTTGAGagttatttcaaatcaaattaaaaaattgatttaaaaatttttaaattaaattaaattattttaaattttaaaccaagttaaattaaattaaaaaaaaatatgatcttgttcaatttgaattatgggttgaatatattgaaattttttaataatattaattaaattatagttttttataatatgatataaacatataaaataaatacgaaatatatataatatacatataaagaaaataacaaagtaaatatttaaaaaaaaagttatacacTTAATTGTTGCTTGAAAATTCtcctaaatataattatatatatttatttttaaaaaatatattttacagTTTAATTCAGTTGAAAAATTTGCTCAAATTGTGATCTAAactcaaaattgttttttaaaaacttatcaactcaaatcaaactattttacaaactaaatcaaaccataatttttaaatgatttaatcttattttttggttttaaagaaattatacaCACGTTTATATgagataataaaattcaatattttaataattggatTTGATGTCGATCAGATCAAAAGTTcgtatacaaataaaatttgtgatttgatTGTATTGCTCATACCCAACAAATGACAAAAGCATGCTAATATTAACATGCCCTTGAACCTCGAACCGACTGGTTTGGTTTTTCATAAATGTGGGTTCATTGAGGGAGAAGAAGTCAATATTTAGCTCAAAATGAGTAACCCAGACACGTTTACCTCAACAAATAAAACTATCCACATCTTTGGGAAAATGCCGACTTGAAATATATTGGAATTCTGTTAAATTGACATAACAATACAAGTTTAATACCAAAGGAAAGAAACATTCACTAAAAGAGAGAAACCAAATAAGAGAGATCAccatatttttgtcttttatacatTTGCAATATGACATTTGTTTTAGGTAATTCCTAGGTCTATTCAAACATGATCTTATGTCATATAtgtttaaatatgattttatgacatatatgtttatattatgcaATCAACATTCTATCTTAATCAAACCGGTAAGTATTACAAAATGTGAAGATGATTAGTGACTATTAGATAAGTGTCACATTGACCCATAAGTCacgaaaaaattttaaataaaatattatctcttttATAATCTACAAATAAGAAACACATGTTTATATAAGTGATGATACTTGCAATATgtctaatattaaataataattttttattgtcttgaaatcaattttcttaatttcaacAAATACAATTATAGTACAATTACTCTCTTATTACACTAGGATTATGAAAGT includes these proteins:
- the LOC123196487 gene encoding probable uridine nucleosidase 2, with product MVAEPRKIIIDTDPGIDDAMAIFLALRSPEVEVIGLTTIYGNVYTTLATRNALHLLEVAERTDIPVAEGSHVTITKGTKLRIADFVHGADGLGNQNFPPPKGKAIEQSAAAFIVEQAKLDPGKVTVVALGPLTNLALAVELDPAFVKNIGQIVLLGGAFSVNGNVNPAAEANVFGDPEAADIVFTCGADVVAVGINVTHQVVMTDADREKLAQFNGKFAQYLSKILEVYFAYHREAYSTRGVYLHDPAALLVAVNPSLFTYTEGVVRVQTTGITRGLTILYNKQKRFAEVTEWLDKPTVKVAVTIDAPAVVNLLMDRLMDS